caaagtatagtcatgacattattgatgtaaaaaacagcactatcactatttgaataaattcatttttgatcaaatctagattaaccttatccttgagtaatcatgctatattgctaatttggtactagaaaatcacttgccattatatcaaacactgctgaaagctatttggttagttaaatgaagcttaacattgtctttgtgtttgtttttgagttgccacagtatgcaatagactggcatgtcttaaggtcaatattaggtcaaaaatggcaaaaaagaaacagctttctctagaaactcgccaGTCAAtgattgttttgagaaatgaaagctatacaatgcttgaaattgccaaaaaaatgaagatttcatacaaaggtgtacactacagtattcatagacaaaggacaactggctctaacaaggacagaaagagatgtggaagaccagatgtacaactaaacaagaggataagtacatcagagtctctagtttgagaaatagatgcctcacatgtcctcagctgacagcttcattgaattattACTTCATTGTAGTGACTCACTACGCTATCAAAATAAGATTACAGAACAGCAATCCTGATTTTGTCAGCCTCTGTAATGAAGTTCGGGATTTTTGGGATAAATGTTGCATACAAATGTGCCTTGGTgggctatttcaaagtcaaaTAAAGAAAGCCAGTAAAGCCTGGCTAAATTTAAAGACTAAATGGTACAGCCCAAAACACTGAAAATTAAAAGCAAGGCTCGACCTTGTCAAAGAACACATTTTAGATGTTCTCTCTTTGCAGAGGCACAATGTATTTGATCAAGTCATAAACCTATCAGTGTTCAGTAATTTTATTTGTAAGCATTGTGTAAATTaagtttctgttttctttttctttcatctgAATTATCTTTTTTCCCAAAATTAatgtttattcttatttttgataaataataatataataacaccCTCCATCtttatgaaaacaaaaaacaaaacagtacaataatagtaaattattccttacatttatatagcgcttttctaggcagtCAGCGCTTTACATATTTATACTTTTAACAATATACTTTTAGAGAAATTAGGAAAGCGTTTTGAATTCAAAGTTTGAGAGAAACTATAATGGAAATACTGTAACTCATgtaaaaagtaacacaaaaatcTAAGTTTAAAATTTGAACTTGGGACTTgctaaaaaagtaatgttagcaTATTTGTCTCTGATCTTTGACATTAATAGGCTAAAGGGAGATATTTGAGATGTCTTTTTCTCTTGAAATTGTATAAAATGCATGCAAATTAGTATGTGAAAATATTTAAGATATAGTATGAAAAGAAATCCTTTTTGTAgctgttgctgttttgtatttatcagatatataaaatatataagtataaaaaaaattaatagtctTTTGACATATTAGTTTTTCTTCTAACATAGAGTTTTGTTAATTTAGAAAGGCTGCATCTCAATCAGCCCTGCTTGTCAATAAAATctttaattgttttgaattttaagtTATGGTTATTATaagtgtttgttgtttgtttggggtccacattaatcttttttttttttttttttttttttgagggttacCACAGAGATTATTACAGTAACTTGAAATCTTATCACAGATTACGATATTCTATACAGTACTACACTTTCATAATATACCTTCTATACAGTCCTATATGTCATTTTCTTgtagttttcaaatgtttgctcTTCCTGTTTGTGTGAATCTTAGATCTTAATTTCATTAATGTAAATATTGGATCATGCTTTCAAATAAATCTTTTCCATATAAGAAGTATACTACATTTTGTTTTAATACATAAGGCTATCTGTCTTTTTGAAgctcatatttaaatatttgcatatatcatgttttatgtgacacgtagcagaagatatatatagcAGATGAGACTGCTTTAAAATCAGTCTACAAACATAGCAAATGTATACATCCACAGAGACTGGACATCCACTCTTCAGGTAAAACAGTTCCCTATAAATTTGGTTCATTTTAGAACTTGAATTATAGAACTGCTGGATTTACATAACCATATTCTGAAGCCATTTAATTGTTGTGCACTGGTTATTTGGATTTGATTTGGAAGAGAGTGGATTGTATACATTATGATGGATGATTAAATTGGTCTGAATTACTGAATTACTGAATTTACAGCTCTCTCTTTCCATCACAGTTGCAATATTATGCTAATATTTATGCTTTTGTAAGACACAGAGCTTAGGAGACAAACAAAATGGAAATGTATGACTCTACAGAGAACTCCACAACACCTGAAGGATCCACAAACCCCACAACTTATTCTTATAGGATACATGCATTTGAATTGTATGCGTTCAGCATCAGTTTCCTGGTTGGTCTTCCTACACACTCCTATGTTGTATGGCTCATCGTCAAAGGAACAGGGAGTGGAGTTGCATCAGGATTCTTCAACCTCAATCTCTCTTTCTGTGAGATTAGTAGCTGTCTGAATTCTTTGTTCTTTGTAATTTGCACTGTTTATCCATTTCTCACAAAATTAGCACTGTTTACACAAGGATTTGGCATCACTGGTCGTCCTCTGTTTCAGTGTCTGATGTGTGTTGAGCGTTACCTGGCAGTGGTTCATCCTGTTACCTTTCTGAAGTTTAAACCCCTCAGATACAGAGTGATGTGTTCCACTGTGGCATGGATCATAACTCTTGGATCCTGTTTGTGCTGCTTGTTGATTTTAGTTTCAGGCAACATTAATGTACATGCATGGTTCTTCTCACTGCAGTTCATACTCTTCTTCTCCATTCAGTTGTTTTGCCTTTCAGCTGTTCTCAGAGTTCTGAAGCAGTCAGGAccaggagagagagtgagagaaagagaggaggaaAACCACATGAAGAGAAGAGCGTTTCATCTCATTCTAATAACTACTCTGAATATAGTAATCATATATGTTCCAATTACTATCTCAGGATTCTTTACCATCATGACAAAACAATACATTCCAGCCATCTGGTTTCCtgctttgatttgttttttgctgGCTGGTTTTGTACAGCCTGTTCTTTATCTGCACCGTGCCGGAAAACTCTCCTGTCTCTGTTCCTGATAAATCCTTCAAATGTGATAGTTTACTATGTTATATTccaaatttcaataaattactgttgtttttttctttcagttttatTCCTCTAAATAAGGATTTATGAAAATGTTAGTGTATTTCTCTATCACGCAGTGATCTGTTTATTTAGAGACATTCACCTCCTCAAAATGATCTTTTTCTTCATAAAATCTAGTATAAATTACATATAGAGTATGTGAAACCTGTTGTGTTTATTACATGGTTGTAATAAGTGGTTGCTATTTGTTTGTGGTGTGTTTTTCCAAAAAAATGCTTTATTGTTGACTAAGTTTCAGATTTTTAATTTTAAGGGTTGTCACAGAATTGTTTTAAGTGTGTTATCATAATAtaaatacactaccagtcaaaaacaatttttttatctgtcatgatcttaaaaacattcGCTCTAAAGTGTTACATTTAAATGCTTAATTCCCTTTGATTTTTACTTTGAAATTGgtgatttttatttcttatttatttatatatattttttgcagatTCAGATTTATAGATATTGTTTTTGGAAGAATAAATGTTCATTCTTCAGATGACAATTTAGTCCAAGATTCGTCTCACTACTCAAAAATAAGATTACGTAACAATAATCCAAATTTTTTTTCAGCTGTATTGAAGTGAAAGGCAACATAGCCTCATGAGAAGTCACGATAATTGTAGGCCTtagagatggcgaaatcataagaaatcattCAAGTTGGATTGTACAGAAACATATGACTTTTACTAccacagagaaaaataatctaACCAACGAACCATAAAGTCTATGCCccttagcctaaacctaaccacaattttaatagcaaagtagcttttgtgtaccatggaagaaagagaaacatcgtGTTTTAGAACGAGACAAGGGAAGTGCATTGCAGGTtactgacatacatcagtcatataGTATACAGCattaataaatatggaatgagtaacaaaatttgtttacagatgtttcctttctttaaAAGAAGGTTAGCAAAAATGCTATACCTGTATCAAATCtgtattgattttaaattctgttCGTTGATTCGGTGGTGTTTATGGGAATAAAATCCATACATTTTTGTCTGATCCAAGTtgtacaatatcttacgattttgatgtctcatacaaattattatgaattgtcatgagactatgttggtaaGAGGTAATTTTGATATATgttgtgtaaatgcaaatgccTATTTCAAAATCAAGTAATCTCATGTAAGCCAGTCACCTTTTCTACTCTTCACTGTTTGATTTGTGGTCGTCGTATCCCACAAATTGGTttttaaaaatggtatgtttgGCATTTATGTAAATAAAGGATCATGAGCTATCAAATGAACATTTTACACATAAAAGTAAACTTTTTCTGTACAAATGTGACTCAGATTAAACTATCTG
The DNA window shown above is from Myxocyprinus asiaticus isolate MX2 ecotype Aquarium Trade chromosome 40, UBuf_Myxa_2, whole genome shotgun sequence and carries:
- the LOC127430942 gene encoding hydroxycarboxylic acid receptor 2-like produces the protein MYDSTENSTTPEGSTNPTTYSYRIHAFELYAFSISFLVGLPTHSYVVWLIVKGTGSGVASGFFNLNLSFCEISSCLNSLFFVICTVYPFLTKLALFTQGFGITGRPLFQCLMCVERYLAVVHPVTFLKFKPLRYRVMCSTVAWIITLGSCLCCLLILVSGNINVHAWFFSLQFILFFSIQLFCLSAVLRVLKQSGPGERVREREEENHMKRRAFHLILITTLNIVIIYVPITISGFFTIMTKQYIPAIWFPALICFLLAGFVQPVLYLHRAGKLSCLCS